The stretch of DNA ATGTTTCTCACCTCCACAAGTGATGGACCAAATTGAGGAACAAAGGCAAGAAATGACCACACCTCGTGTGTCAAAAGATTATCCCATTGATCTGTCCCTTCCAGACATAAAGAATGGGATATATGGCACTGATGAGTTTAGGATGTATACATTCAAGGTGAAGCCTTGTTCCAGGGCCTATTCTCATGACTGGACCGAGTGCCCCTTTGTTCATCCAGGGGAGAACGCAAGGCGACGTGATCCAAGGAAATACCATTACAGCTGTGTCCCTTGTCCTGAGTTTAGGAAGGGATCTTGCAGCAAAGGGGATGCCTGTGAGTACGCTCATGGTATTTTTGAGTGCTGGCTTCACCCTGCCCAGTACCGGACAAGGCTCTGCAAGGATGAGAGTGGATGCACAAGGAGAGTTTGCTTCTTTGCACACAAGCCAGAGGAGCTTCGCCCCTTGTATGCTTCTACTGGTTCTGCTATTCCTTCTCCAAGGTCCTATTCTGCTGGTGCTTCTGCATTGGAGATGGGTGCAGTTAGCCCAATTGCACTTGGTTCTCCATCTGTCTTGATACCAACTTCCTCAACACCACCTATGACTCCATCTGGAGGATCTTCTCCGATTACTGGTTCCATCTGGTCTCAGTCTAATGTTTCAGTCCCCACCCTGCAGCTGCCCAAAAGCAGGTTGCAGACTGCTTCAACTGCAAGAGACATTGATTTGGACTTTGAACTGCTTGGACTTGAAGCTCATCGGCGTAGACAACAGCTGATGATGGATGACATGTCTGGTCTTTCCTCTCCTAACTGGAAAAATTCCATGCCTAATAGTCCATCTTTTCGTGTTTCTATGAGTGATCACATTGGGGAGTTAAATAGGCTTTCAGGGGTGAAGCCTTCTAACCTTGAGGATGCTTTTGGATCTCTTGAACCATCAATTTTGTCCAAATTCCATGGAATCTCACTTGATGCTGCAGGACCTCAGTTACAATCTCCAAGTGGAATCCAAATGCGTTCGAATATGAACCAGCAGCTGGGAGGGTATTCCTCGGGCCTTGCCACCTCAAACATGGTTGGATCAAGATCCTTCAGGGTTGATCCTTCTGCTGAAGGAGCCTCAGTGGCTTTGAATCCAAGAGCTGCTGCTTTTGCTAAGCGTAGCCACAGCTTTATCGAGCGAAGCATGGTGAACCATCATTCTGAGCTTCCTTCTCCAAAGGTCTCTACTTTCTCTAACTGGGGCTCACCTGATGGAAAACTGGATTGGGCTATAAATGGAGATGAGCTGAATAAGCTGAGGAAATCTGCTTCCTTTGGGTTTCGAAGCAGCAACAGTCCTCCTACAAAGGATTCAACCAAAATGCCTGCAAATGTTGATGATGAGCCAGACGTGTCTTGGGTTAACTCACTTGTTAAGGATGCTTCACCAGAATCTGGTGTTGAAGATCAGCCAAAGCAATGCCATAATGGAACAGAAGCAATTCCAGCGTGGTTGGAGCAAATGTACTTGGATCAGGAGCAAATGGTGGCATGATCGAAATTCTCTTTCCCGTAGTAGCAGCTCCTTATTGCAACtcaaaactttatttatttaatgatttgttttttgaattttatagaatttaCTTAGACGATGACAATTTGCAAAAAGAACGGTGAAATGGTCTACCAAGGCTAGGATATAGAAAATGGGCAGGACGCAAGTTTTCTGCTTCAGTAACTACCCGTTACTGGGTTAATTGATTCCATTTTTTCCTgatcttttcttcttatatatGTTCTATTGAGCTGTAAGTTGTAACTTTCCATTGACTGAATCAAACAATGTAGTGGGGGGGATATAGTATTCAATATAATGAGACTGGagatgtaataattttattaatgccCATTCTAAATTTGCATATCATGTACTATTCATGGTTTATTCCTTCTATTATCTGCATAAGTTTCTTGGTGGatgttttgttgtgtttgtaAGTCATCATTCTTATCAGAGAAAAGTCAGCAACactttttaatatactttttaaagtATATTATTCTTGGTTGATATTTTCCGAAAACCATTAAATAATCAAGGTTTTATTTATCATGTAGCGACTTTCATTTATGATTTTGTAGTTATAAATAACTTTCAATTATTGTGAAAAATGACTCGGTAAAAGTGTGTTGTTAACTCTTGTTTTCATACTGTTGCACCATTACAATATGTCAGTCAGCGTGTGCATGTTTTGACATTACCATGAGTTCTGATGCTAACAAATGGTGACTCTCATCAATGTCTCTGCGGGGTAAACGGGTGTTCAAGTCCTTGCAACgacaaatagaaaaagaatacaTTATTCTCAGTCAATATTGGCGATTCTGATTTTTCCCATTAGCCATACACGAATGATTAAGTGGGTCCAATCTAGTTATATCTTAGGTGAGCTAAAGTAAACCTATTAAATGCTGCAAAACTGTGTGTGACACTTGTAGTGTGCAGATATAAGGATTTTGTTTTAGATTTTGGGATTGATGCATGATCCTCCTGAGTATTGTTCTAGCATCTATGTGAAATCTTGTCTATGCTGACTTGCTGATGCAGTTTTCATAGAGTGTAGTAGACAATAAGGATTTTGTTTGTACAATTGTACTTGGCAATTTAAGTTACCTTCTTTCTAAGAAATAAGATagctttatttttgttatatggTCTCTAACAACTGATTGTTTGTGTTTTTCTAAATTCTTTTTTCCACATGCTCCACCCACTCCTTGGTGGATTCTTCCTGCtactttttttcaatcaaaGTTTGCATTTATTGGTTCTTTGTTATGAATGTGGAGGATTGTAAAGCACTAAGAAAAAGCATTCCCAAAAGCTAACGTATTGCACTTGGCTTTTATCAATCTTTTTTCCTTTGCTCCTTGAACAGTTTCGCTACTTCAGAcctctaaaaatattttggctCATAGTTGTTAGACATGGAAACTTGTTTAATGACAGAGAAGCACTAGGGTGAGGAGTAGAAATAGGTTACGCAGCTTCTAAGCTGCTTTTATTTGACTCATTGATTCTTATAGATTATATTCAACCTAAACTGAAAACTTAAATATCAAAAGAATTGGTTTGTTGGATTCCAAGCTAAGGTAGTAAATATCATTACAAGTTAAATTTGAGCCAAGTTAGTAACTATTTGGAATACACATTATATCTATAATACTGATAATGATGTACAGACACGAAAGAAGTTATTGAACTATCTTTTAGTTTACTTAAATAGCCTTTTTACTAGATTTCTTTCAGATTAAGTAGTTGTATTTAGAGTCAACTCAAGTAAGTTCTTAAAAAAGatacaagtaaaaaaatattcaagaatGATTACCaacacaataaatattaattttctgtCTTTAATCATTTAAGCCAACATGAACATCCATGTAAAACTTTGGCTAACATTTACATGCTTAGATTTTTTCTTCATCCATGTATGTTTCTTTGGTCTTTCTCAAATagcttttatattttagttggtACAGCATTTGGCCTCTTGTGTACAAATGAAAGAGTGTTATTGTTTCATGAGAGACGAAAATGCAGGAATCTACATGATATacataaagaagaaagagaCCAAAATCACACATGAAGTTAAAATACAACTCAGCTGGtgacaaatagaaaaaaagtgatTTTGGTTTTCGTATTGATTGAAGGGTTGATTTTTGGTACTCAAAATCAATTGTagctttaatttaatatttggtgGACACTGCAACATTTGGACTCTTGTGTAGAAAAAACCCATCTGCACTACACTTGTAACTTCCTCATGGAAATGAAGTTGACTTGCTTGTGCTATGTGAAATGCATTTCAAGATGAACTTTGTTATTTCCACATCCAtgcttttataatttcaatcttCTCTCTATACTTTTTTCTTGTTAGGAATTTAAAGATAGGAAAAAGTGTCTTCAAGGTCGCTTTAACATAGTGGATACATCATTTTGGCTTATTGTGtaggaaaaggagaaaaaaaaaacacagaaaaATCTTCGTAGTTGCCTCTTGGAAATGAATTTGACTTGCTAGCTAGTGCCTTGTCCAGTGTGTATGTTAATCTAAGCTTTTATTCCCAAATCCAACATCAAAATGCTTTTTAATCATCTTTACAATTATTTAACTATTAGTAAGTTAAAGATGCACAAGAGTGATCAGGTGTGTTTCTGCActtcttttcttatattaaaGGTATAAGAATGATGTAAATAAAATGATGGTTTTTAATTTgtgagataaaatatataaagcatttttaacttttcattaattattatatttttatttttatttatatgacaTTTCAATAAGGCTAAGGTTGTGTGGTCTTGTCTCGTGCCATGTGTCATATTTAGATAAAGCTCGATTGAAACACATGGCAGCATTGAAACTAGCAAAAAGATGAACAATCTTCCTTCATGCAAGATGTGACAGACAGAATCAGAATTTAAAGAAAACGAGAGGGAGAATCAAAATCTTTATACACTTCattgattttcttcttttacaaattttgaagTTGCAATGCTTTCAAGGGATTCCCAGCAAGTTGATCTATGAACTCGTGTAacaattggtcaaaaatttctGATTCAAAATCAGCACATAAGCATTCAAAATCACCTTGTTTCTTCAATCCTGTCTCTAACTTGTTTGATTCCAATTCACCTTCAACTAGGCTACAAATTTCTCCCCAAATATCTACACAGTCTTGGCTTTGCTTCTCTGTTCTCTTAGATCCTTCAACTTTGTTGTTCTCAATTGTATTAACCTTCATCTCTTCAATCATCATGTTACTATCACAATTCAGAACACAAACCTTGTCATTCTCAAGCTCTGGTGACAATTTTCTTCTCCAACTCGTATCAACACCAAAGGAATCCACATCTACAACCAGTTTATGTATGATaagttatcaaatttaaaacttgGGGATAAAAACTCCTACCTGACATGATGAATCTAAAGCTAAATACACAACTACTATGACCATACAAGGAAAGTTTCATCAAATTATATCTTCCTACTACTTAATAAAGTATTAACTGCATATTTAGAAACTCTTCAGAAAGTAAACATTTAGTCCAAAAACATGCAATCTGCTGCCATTAACTTCTCATTAAACCTGGAAAATCTAATCTGCAACATGCAATCAAAGAACctctaaataaaaaagttacaatATTTAATGTATTGGAAAATTAAACACATTGGTTAGAGGATCTAGAATTATTCAAAATTGAACTCTACTTAAAGAAACAAACCTGTTCCAGGAGCTTCTCGCTCAAAATCAAAGATAGAAACCGGACTTGAATCTTCTGAACTACATTCAGTGTCCACCTTCTTTTCTGCATAACACGTTGTTCCCTTCTTTCTCCTCTTCACTTTCTCACCATTGGTTACTTCCTTGCGGTTCATGTTGTGTGAGAATGTCGCCGTTTCTGAATCAAGGTACTCCTTTTCAAAACAAGCCATGAACAGAGTAGAAGTGTTGGCAAATTGAATTTTGTGTTGATCGCCATCATTTCCAACATTGGCAGAAGACATGTCTGACAAGTTCCCCTTCTCATCATGCACCTTTTCTCTCTTGTTTCTCTTGAACTCGCCTCTATCTTTTAaacccttttctttttttctctctttggaCCTGAATTCCCCATCATCACAGCCACGTTCGAAGCTGAGTACCAAGAAGTTCTCATTTTCAAGCAAAGTTGGGAACTCTCGGAATGATGAAGATTTAGCATGATTCTGAAGACCCTCCATTCGCTTGCATTCCCCCAAGTAGTCCACAGAGTTCATGGATTTGCTACGTGAAAGTGAAGAACTTGATTCAATGGGTCTCTCTCTCTCACCCATGGGTTCCAAACCCATTAATCTTTCCACTAACCCAGGAGTAATAGTAGTAGTGGTGGTAGATTCATTGTCTGGTTTAGTCTTCAATTCTTGAACTTTTCCACCCACCTTTGACATTGAATCAAGTTCTCTTAATTGGTCTGATGGGTGTGTTGGAAGGCCACCAGAGCAGAGAATCCTGCGCAGGATGGCAGTGAGACACCCTGCTGTGGCACTTTTGGAGTTGCACAAAGATGGATCCAAGCTGAGGGTGGATGAAGATGATGGGGTTGATGAATAAGATGGTGATATCAAGAGCTTCATGTTGAAGGATCTGGTAAACAAGCAAAAGAGCTAAAGAGAATAGAATGATGAAAAAAGTggaatgattttctttttggatTTCGAACTCTCCAAAGAGAAAGGTGCAATATGGTTATGAAATGGGAGCAATCAAAAGTGAGATTTGAATTTCGCTATATCAGAGAGAAAGGTGGCGGGATCTGCATTTGAATGTCTGTGAGAGGTAGCAAGTTAGAGTGGGGTAACTACTTTGCTTTTGACCATTGACAAGTCAGTTCTTACTTCATGCCTATATTTGTCCTTTTATTTCCTTGCTTGGTGCAAACAAAAGCCTTCTCTTGGGGCACGTTGAGGTGCCACTTTTACTACCTTCATTCAGGTtgcaaaggaaaaaaagaacGAAAAACCAGTGCCCTTTACACATATGGTTTTAGCACACTGATTTTCTAACTATTAGGTGTTTGATTTCACAGACATAATGCTTAATTTTAGACGTTATTTTCAAAAACGATTCTTTTTCTAACTAGTTTCCAGATTGATAAATAATCTTAGTCTTGAAACAGACCATTAGAAATCCAACTTTTAGGTATGAAAATGTTATCTGTTGAGAGAGATACACCGAATTCAGCTAAAAATAGAgtattgattttgatgataGGTGGTGAGGGTGAGATTGTGTGGTTGGTGTAACTTCTAAGCATAGCAGTGACAGTATAGTTTGTAGTTTTGTGTGGAGGGTGAAACATTGGCAGAATGTGTTTGTTTTTTCATGTCAGAGTAGCTGGTAATGTCAGTGGCCTGGCCAAATTCTCTTGGGTTCTGCAGCCGAAGATACTGACTTTTGGTTGTGTTTGTTCCAACACAAACACTGTTTTGGCCTTTGGGGTGAAGGGTTGTAAGAAAGGAAGACTGATAACAACACTACAATGATGTGGTAAGAGTAACTAGTCCCCACAAGTTCTGCCAACTGTGTTTGCATCTAATTTGGTTTACAATACAAAGTAATGGATTTTCAGAAGCTCTTGCATTTTTGCATTTGTCTTAACAGATAATGTTTTTGCAGCAAAATGTTTATACATAGTGAGAGTtttcaagttttgaaaatgtttcCAAAGACACAAAAAGACAAAAAGATAAAACCATAACTCAcgtttctttttccttttagaATATGGCCATAActcaagtttttaaattctcaaGTTAGAACCTGAAAAAGGTAGGTTGAGAATTTGGATTTCAAACTAAATAAAGGAGTTAGTGACATGTTGCTTTTTAGTTCTAACAACATCGATCTcagtttaattcaaaatttatatcttGTTAgctaaatttagttaaaattaggAGTGCTTCAACTTAAACATGTCCTAACTAAAATCGGTAAGGTTTTAAGTAGAACTTATCTTCATTAGTTGTAAACATTCTTAATCTAGCTAATTAAGGTTTGACATTCTCTTTCCaatgtttttcatttattaaatgcTATAAAAGTATTGCAAACTGGTATTTGGTTTTTAAGATTTTGC from Vigna unguiculata cultivar IT97K-499-35 chromosome 8, ASM411807v1, whole genome shotgun sequence encodes:
- the LOC114195356 gene encoding uncharacterized protein LOC114195356 yields the protein MKLLISPSYSSTPSSSSTLSLDPSLCNSKSATAGCLTAILRRILCSGGLPTHPSDQLRELDSMSKVGGKVQELKTKPDNESTTTTTITPGLVERLMGLEPMGERERPIESSSSLSRSKSMNSVDYLGECKRMEGLQNHAKSSSFREFPTLLENENFLVLSFERGCDDGEFRSKERKKEKGLKDRGEFKRNKREKVHDEKGNLSDMSSANVGNDGDQHKIQFANTSTLFMACFEKEYLDSETATFSHNMNRKEVTNGEKVKRRKKGTTCYAEKKVDTECSSEDSSPVSIFDFEREAPGTDVDSFGVDTSWRRKLSPELENDKVCVLNCDSNMMIEEMKVNTIENNKVEGSKRTEKQSQDCVDIWGEICSLVEGELESNKLETGLKKQGDFECLCADFESEIFDQLLHEFIDQLAGNPLKALQLQNL
- the LOC114194149 gene encoding zinc finger CCCH domain-containing protein 66-like; translated protein: MCGVSKGKPSEMGLAMEDDCRKEEMHHRISALLEFSAADDLIGFKDAVEKEGHDVDGVGLWYGRRAGSKKIRYEERTALMVAATFGSVDVSAYIIGTGLVDVNRASRSDGATALHCAVAGGSAASVEVVKLLLDASADVGAVDADGNRPIDLIVSVAYSIFSPRARVLQALLDGTCDAAAAADQTCFSPPQVMDQIEEQRQEMTTPRVSKDYPIDLSLPDIKNGIYGTDEFRMYTFKVKPCSRAYSHDWTECPFVHPGENARRRDPRKYHYSCVPCPEFRKGSCSKGDACEYAHGIFECWLHPAQYRTRLCKDESGCTRRVCFFAHKPEELRPLYASTGSAIPSPRSYSAGASALEMGAVSPIALGSPSVLIPTSSTPPMTPSGGSSPITGSIWSQSNVSVPTLQLPKSRLQTASTARDIDLDFELLGLEAHRRRQQLMMDDMSGLSSPNWKNSMPNSPSFRVSMSDHIGELNRLSGVKPSNLEDAFGSLEPSILSKFHGISLDAAGPQLQSPSGIQMRSNMNQQLGGYSSGLATSNMVGSRSFRVDPSAEGASVALNPRAAAFAKRSHSFIERSMVNHHSELPSPKVSTFSNWGSPDGKLDWAINGDELNKLRKSASFGFRSSNSPPTKDSTKMPANVDDEPDVSWVNSLVKDASPESGVEDQPKQCHNGTEAIPAWLEQMYLDQEQMVA